A genomic stretch from Cyprinus carpio isolate SPL01 chromosome A12, ASM1834038v1, whole genome shotgun sequence includes:
- the LOC109050651 gene encoding ras-related protein Rab-37-like, producing MDQISAAGVAYNQDLTHKTILVGDSGVGKTSLLVQFDQGKFIPGSFSATVGIGFTNKVLTVDELKVRLQIWDTAGQERFRSVTHAYYRDAQALLLLYDITSRSSFDNTRAWLTEIHEYAQDDVVIMLLGNKSDMASARVIRREEGEKLAREYGVIFLETSAKTGLNVDEAFMTVAKELVRRSVQLPIEPRFHLHDLMEPEKESSGCCGFS from the exons ATGGATCAGATCAGCGCAGCGGGCGTCGCTTATAATCAGGATTTAACACACAAG ACCATCCTGGTGGGAGACAGTGGCGTGGGAAAGACCTCTCTACTGGTTCAGTTTGATCAAGGCAAATTTATCCCTGGATCTTTTTCTGCAACAGTGGGAATCGGATTTACG AATAAAGTCCTCACGGTGGATGAGCTGAAGGTGAGATTGCAG ATCTGGGACACAGCGGGACAGGAGAGGTTTCGGAGCGTCACACACGCGTATTACAGAGACGCTCAGG CGCTTCTCCTGCTCTATGACATCACCAGCAGATCCTCCTTCGACAACACGAGG GCGTGGCTTACTGAGATCCATGAATATGCTCAGGATGATGTGGTCATCATGTTGCTTGGCAACAAG TCAGACATGGCCAGCGCTCGAGTGATCAGACGAGAGGAGGGAGAGAAACTGGCCAGA GAGTATGGAGTCATTTTCCTGGAGACCAGTGCCAAAACCGGACTCAACGTGGACGAGGCCTTTATGACGGTGGCAAA AGAGCTGGTCAGACGCTCGGTCCAGCTGCCCATCGAGCCCAGATTTCACCTTCATGACCTGATGGAGCCGGAGAAAGAGTCATCCGGCTGCTGCGGCTTCAGCTAG